The DNA segment cgccccatggggacagggaccaatttgccatgctttgtgcagcgctgcgtaatgtgtaggcgccgtgtaaaagaattattattattattaaatggggATGTGTACTAGCTGCCGAAACAATGACTAGCACTCCAGCCATGTGCATAAGGCCGAAGATTGAGGACACACATTCGTACCTGTGAGTCATGGTGCTGAAAAACGTTTGGGGCAGATCTCTACCATTGCCCCCTCCTTCATCTCCATTCCCTTCTCCATCTTTTTGCAAGGCACCAGTGACTGTGTGCGAAGCTACATTTGCGTCATGTCCATTGTTTTGTAGGGCGCAGTCACCGGGTTCCTCTGGCCTTGACTGAACGCTATGTACATCATCTTCTGATCCTACAAGAAAATAATTACCAGCAGTTGCAAACTTCAAAGTGTTAAAATAATGTTACCCAGGTTTACACAGCCCCTAACCTCAACCCccttttttaaagggatttttacaTCTTAGCCATACACAGGTGAGGTAGAAATAAACCACTGGGGAAAGAGCCTGATGCGGTTTTATAACTTATGTCTTTTAACCCTTAAAGAAGTGGACTGGAATAACGGAAACAGTAAAGCAATGAACTACACTGCCTCCATAATGTCTAAAGTTACGGAGACAACATGCGTCACAGCTTTTGTTACTCCAATCACCTCTAAGGGATTGGCCCAAATGTTGAGCAGCtccctttcttttttctttcccgttTTTACTTCACAAGGTGATTGAAGAACCATGTGGGAAGTGTAAGTTCCTAGTTTCATATGCTTAACTAgtgtgtacttaaaggggttgtccagtggttgaaacacatggctgctttcttccacaaacagcGGCATACCTGACCATGATTTGTGTCAATATTTCAACTCAGTTGCATAGAGACGAAAAGAGCCAAGTtccaataccagcacaaactgtGGTCCGGTGTGGCGCCTTTTTTGGTAgatagcagccatgtttttctaccgCCAGGCCAACAGCATccgcttattaaaggggttaatatgaaGACAGTCGAGATACATAGTTTTACCTTCCAGGTTTTTCGATTTCTCATTTTCCTGTGGAAGCACAGGGGCAGTCTCAGAAATTTCCATACCAAGAACACGAATATTTTCAATTATGGAATGGTCGTGATGATTGGTCTCCTCTTTATAAGAGTTGTTTTCATGGTTATTATTCAGTTCCATTTTCCTGTAGGATTTGAAAGAATTACATAGCAGATAAGTTGAAGAAAATAAATTATATGCATCTCAAAATATAGTAAATTCAATATATAACTAATGGGAAAGTCTAATAGTAGATGAGAAGACAAAGTATTTGCTGCTTCTTGATAAATGGTTTTGCAAATGTCTCTTTGGTTCAAAACTTTAAAAAggatgtaaaggaaatctaccatcaaaagaaagcatggataaacctgggacacttaggccccatgactgtggtaatcgttttatatttgctatccatggccttcttccttcaaaaatcaacttataaaattatcctaatgagccagaagagctcctgggggtgttaccagagcccttctgtgctgcaactttacaggctgttacactctctcCCCCTCTACTCCCTcaacactcccccctccctctgcctgatgtcatctcacaTCAGCAGAGGAAGTTTAAGCACACAGTGGCGGGAGCCAACGCTaccttgcacactgtaacggcTTATGAAAGTGGAGCCCAGAGGGGCTTAGATAACACCCCCCCAAGGAGTCTCTCTGGCTCACTAGCATagatttcaaagttgattttaagaggaagaaggccatggataccacagtcacagtgcctggatctatgaataagtgtaaGTAAgttttctttaaagagaacctatcagggCAATTTGGAACACTTAACCAACTACAAAtctttatggacctgtggtttagtgtcccaaatcaccctgtatcATATTGTTCCATGACTGCTATAAAAACATTTGTACTTATCTGGAGAAAAGTCTGATAAGGTGCATCTCTGGTGCTCtagacaactgtgtgatgcttcAATGAAGCCAACGTAGCCAATCCCAGCATCATTGTGCATGTGGTGTATGTACAGCGTCGGCTTCATTGAACTACCAtgcaggtgcccagagctccggaTTTCGCTAAGTGCGAGTGATCAATGGTTTTATTTTCATTGCGGGACTGAAATAATAAAGGCTAATTTGCGATTCTAAACCACTGATCCGTAAAGACCTGTGGATGGTATAGTATCTGAAGTCGCTCCCCAAAAATGGGTCTCTTTCAGCCATCTTTGAAAATTATAGTCATCCATCAATGTATTATATTCTATACACTTACTTTTGTGATGAAATCTGACTTGATAAAGTAGATCGGCGTacctaaaaagaaaataataataatcataaaaaaaccaaaaaacgccacatttacaCTGCTGTTGACTTCTGTTTTTTCATCATGTGATGCTTTTGCTTCATTCAGtgctctaattattattattagtttatcAGGTCATAGAACTACCTGCATACACCTTGCAGGAAGGATCCAGTGGCCTGAACACCTTTTAAATGTGACATTTTTCTTGATTACTCCATAGAGATAATGTATTCGTTCTACATGTTTTATAAAACACCTCCATTAGGAGTTCTTGGAAGAACTTCAGGCTtcataaattgtttttttttttttttttaccagaagtACATTATTCACGGTCTCATAAATTGTAAGCGCTctcaagcagggccctcactcctattgttttgtATGACTGTTATTAATatgtaatattaaatatttgTGTATGTCCCCCATGACATGAAAAGTTCTGCGGTACATGATGGCGCTagataaaatgttttattattactCTTATGGGCTATCCGTTTACTATGCCAAGATCGTGACCTTGACATACTTTCTAGGATAAGTTCCTATCAGGCTATCCATGCAGTGTATGACTAGTGCAGGCGTGTTAGATGTCACACATTACCTTGTTCGGTCTAAGGGCAGAGAGATGTGGAGATCCGGGGGGAGTGGCGTACACCAGGCGAGAAGTGAAGGTGTTATTTGCAATCTGCATACACTCCTCCAGGGTTTTCAGGAAAGTATTACAAGTCGACTTCAAAAGAGCTCCCATATCAAGGTTATCCTATTAcaacagcaaaaaaataaaaaagatttatgGTCCTCTCAGCGGTGTAACATGAAGCTGCCTGTCCCCCAATGTATTGTTTATAATACTAGTCTTTTTATAAATGAATGGTATTGGCCATAAGGGCCCCAGTGGCCTCTCAGGCCCGGTTGCAACCGCACCTTTAGATCCCCCTCAATTTACACCCCTGTGTCCTCTACATTACACAAGTTCTTGTTCTAACAGAGATTGGAGTGATAAACAGTCTACCCAATGTAAGAAATACATGTATTAGAGTAATTAAAACGGATAACGTATTGTAAAAGGTATAGGATATGGTTtaagccgctgcagaacatctttcAGTAGAGGAAATATAAAAGTGATTCTTTCCGAACTGGGATATAAGGGGAAAAAGTATCCACAAATTTCAGGTTTTTAAGACAAAAGCTGGACAGAAGATAAAAAACCGTACAGGACAGATGATTATTTCTGAACATATACACATGCGCTTAGATATTGACTTATTGTAATAACTGCAGGTGCGGCTGATGCACCAGACACAGGTCTATGAGATGTTGCATTTGGCTTTAGTTACTCATTAACAGACCACAGGCGTCTGTGCCGTTACCTGAGCCTAACTACAAGGACAACAAGCcggccacacatatacataccGGAGACTCCTGTGAGACGACAACAGAAGTCTCTTTCGTCTTATTCACTTGCTGGACCAAGATATCACAATACAGTCTCAACTCAGACATCTTTGTTTTAAGAGCTTCTGTGCCATCACTAAAGTCTGcggaacaaaaaaaataaaaaaaaacattttatgtaaTTAAAGAAATCCTGTTGgtttttataattgtataataTTTGCATTTCTTGGGAAATTCTGGATCACTATTTTCCATAACTACCAGAAAACCTGAGGCAACACATTCAGCAGACAGACGAACATAGATTTGCTTTGGGCGCAGTCAACACGGTGTAATCACCACACTGTAATTGTGCCTATTGCTTCCCATGGACATCAGGGTGGGGGCGGTGAGCACTTCTATGTCCCCTCGCTGGACCTTGTTTGTACCAGAGGTCTGAAAGTGATAGACTGTGGAGGGACATCCCTTATAAAactagtaccaccaggtcgtaaATGTATTCATAAAGGAAAGAAAGATATTTGGCAGCGCAGTCGCACCACACTGATCCTCTTTTACGCAGGCGGTATAGTGACTGCAACTACACCCTGGAGATCAAAatgagagaacaatgtatgatcacttgattttttcagatTTAATGTAATCTATATTGATAAACATTTCAAAGATATTTAGTCTTTAAgtttatcaacataaaacctttgttTAGCAAAAAAACGTGATGTTCCTAATTAGAGAACATCAATGACCGTAGCACTGAGAAAGATTAgaactacattttctgaaggttacaccagtcaccaatcagtaggacgtacacaggcctttgctatggatgacttcagcacatctgtggacgtcactagtctctcacactgctgtggtgggattttggtccactctacTTCCAGTCCCTGCCATAGTTCTGTGAGAGATGGGGGctcctgaagtgacactaccctgcaaccactaaagttGACTCATCTCATACAAAAATGAGGTgataagagtcatatttgcctgactttggaggagattcttATAGGTAACCTAGTGAGAttttatataaaagagggaattctagaaaagtcaTCGGGGGATAGTAGTTTAGTGGGATTAAATCTGACGATGGGTGCTCCTTAAAACAGGTGATATTGCTCATTTACCTACTGTGCAGCTGCCATGGGCGTTAGTCCACCAGTTTGGGTAACAGTACTGTAttttgccccctgctggtgttatgtcccagcagcggtggatgccatgtgatgctgcacccaCTAACATAGAGACCAACTGCAACGAGGTCCTCTTAAAAAATgttagtgggcttatacaatttgatcaaaatgtagcgAAGATCTTGAATTTGATTTGTTAGCGTAACCTAGTGGCCATAGATCgttgtataatgtgtggatgtgcggtccagatcTTTCTCCAAATGTAGGAACAAGAATATGTGCTACAATAACCTGCTACAGAATATCCCATGTGCATCACCGGATTTGAGGAGGTGGCAGGTCACCAATTTGCAGATTATACATTCTAATCAGAAGATTAAATCTCTAGTGTGACAGATGTGACGTGGGCTGAGAGCGGCTCCTGCTTATGATGTGTAACATAAGGTCTGGAAGAGATTGCTGTCCTAGCTGATATACAAGGAAGGATTGTAAATATATGAACACTAAAGGGATATCCCAACCTTAAGAAGTGATTTACCTTTCTCCTTCTTTGTCCTGATGTCAGTAATACAAGCTTTTGCAGAGCCCAATGCCACAAGCCATTGTTGGCGCTCTGCCGCCGTCCTGGCTTTCAGATAGAAGTACTGCTCCCCGGGGATTGCCAGGTCCATCCGAGTGTTATCCGTGGCATTTACTGTCAACACAGAAATGTataattatacagtgcagggggcatTATGTGTCCATACGTTATACAGTAacaacataataaaatatatacaatatttgtGAATTTCTGGGCAAACACTTTTCTGAAAGTATGGTGTGTAGGGGGTTAATCTTGGGCTAGAGGGGGGAAATATAGGAATACTTGTAAGGGGCTAGAAGCgaaggcaagaaaaaaaaaaaagtttaaaatccaGAAGTTTTAGCGATCACAATGTTTGATGTGATCTAAATAAAAGGCTGTGTCACCTTTTTATATGATAGCATCATAGTAGACAAGGTTggaaagtccaacctttaagaataaaTGAATGTTTTAACCttatacacaatattccatgtgtggtctgaccagggatttgtataagggcaaaactatgtctttatcatgagaatctattcctctcttgatacatcccataattttatttgctttagcagcagccgcctgcctctggtcactaaaattaagtttaccatccaccaagtctttttcagctccagttttactaagtaattgactgttcagaacataattatactatttgtttccatggcccaagtgcataactttatatttatctacattaaacttcaaCCATttatctgcccactcctcaagcttccacaaatccctctgtaatgctacactatcgacctcagtatttattactttacacagcttagtatcatctgcaaatattgaaacttgactgtgtaaacccaatacaaggtcattaataaatatattaaaaagaagtggccccaatactgacccctgtggcactccactggtaacatcaacccaatctgagaatgtgccattaatgaccaccctctgttttctatcactaagccaattacttatccaaatacacagattttcccctagtcccagcagtctcattttatgtaccaaccttaaatgcctttgaaaagtccagatatacaacatcctcagggccccccagatccagtctggaacttacttccacatagaagccaatcagattagtctgacaggaccgatctctcataaagccatgctgatactgggttataaggttatgtacagggtGTCCAgaacagcatctctaacaaacccctcaaatatttccccaccacagcagttagactcacgggtctgtagtttccaggatcgctatttgatccttttttgtatattggtaccacatttgctatgcgccattcctgtggaacataaccagtccttagtgaatcttcaaatctaaaaaataacggtctgtctatcaccgtacataattcatgcagaacctgggggtgtatgccatctggccccggtgatttatctatcttagtggttgtgaggcagcaccgtacctcttcctgggttaaactgttgatattccaaagagaatttacatcattcctcattgtgtcttccaccaggggattttcatGGATAAAGACAGTAGAGAAGGTGCCAGTCAGGTAATAcgaaatcaatgatattatgatcactattacccaggttccccctaacctgtaattttgataccctgtcaggtctgttggttaggataaggtccagcagtgccccccctcttgttggctccaggactatttgcaacaggtaattgtcttttgttgttgacaagaacctgctaactttgaaggacctgcatatttctgccccccagtcaatatctgggtaattgaagtcccccatgataagtacttcaccttgctttgaagccgcatccatttcacttatcagcatttcctttgctgcctccattatatttggagccttataacaaacccctagtaatattttattattctttttttcctcccctcccccgaacatttctaaaaagactataaccatctatagtaacagcccagtcatagctactgtccagccatgtctcgctgattcccactatatcatatttgcgctccaacatcaagagttccagttcctccattttgtttgtgaggcttctggcatttgtgtacatgcactttatatggttttcccctattcctattccttttgttcttattccccaatcttattccagccccccttcctcccccatggactatgactattcccagctctctatctacactgtctttttgccctgcacaagtgtagttgccctccccccaggactctagtttaaacactcctccaaccttctagccattttcccCCCCcaaaacatccccccccccattgaggggcagcccatccctactgtagagcctgtagccgacacaaaagtcagcccagttctccatgaacccaaagccctccttcctacaccaacttttgagccaattATTTACCTCCATAATTTtatgctgcctttctggtgtaaggaccttccacctacctcttactttgtcattagtgccaatgtggaccatgatcgctggttcctcaccagcccctcccagtaatcggtCAAcctgatccgcaacatgccgaacaaCACactggtctttgtgacagattgccctgtgtgttcccctaataatcaaatctcccactaccagcacctgtctgatcttgcatgtgcttccattacccttcttactggagcagacattcccctggttgctagcggccacgtctttctggaccattgctaccccagagctgatatccccctcatccgccagcctggcaaacttattggggtgcaccatatcaggactagactccctacaactcttccctctatcccgccttctacatgttacccaactagctgccccctcactctgcacttccatacttccctccccacacccatcttccccagagagtttgtgctccaggagcagcaaacttcgctccatattgtcaattgcccgcagccttgaaacttgctcatttagatccagaatctgggcttccagatgagcaattttcacacatcccacacagcagtattccccctcgaacggctgttcaaggaaagcatacatggcacaggatgtacactgtgtagcaatgccacttatggagtccagcTGCTACCTCTTACAAGTCCTCATATACTTCATACCTTGGAACTAGACCAAGCCAGTCGTACTATTGAGCACGGCTTTTCACACTGGGGACCCTAAACACCTTTAGGGGTGATGTTTCACAAGTCTCACAGGGAAAAAGGTCTGAGTGGGTATTAGAGTAGTCCTTTTCTGCTATACCACACTTCAAAAAACTTTACTCATGTGGGCATAGGGATATTACaaacatatgaaataattatatatTACAGGGATACATCATTAGGATTATGACCTTTACCACTACTCAAACATTACAAGTTATCATCTTTGTGATATCACTGCATTTATTGCCCCTTTACAAAGACATTGCTGCATTTATTGCCCCCCTTACAATGGCATCACTGTATTTACTGCCCCCTCACTGCCTTTATTGCGCTTCTCTAATGACTTTGGTTTCTGAACACAAACTAGAACCCTTTGTACTGGCTCTTGGGGAACATTATCCATAGACTCCAATTAAAATGAGTCTCTAGAGAAAGATATGTTTTTATCTAACAAAAATTCATCTATAAAAACAAGTTGAAGCTCAAAACTTTACAAGAAGGTTATTAAAAAGGTCTTGAGGAACCCGCATCAAGACTATGAATTAATCTGCTTATTTCTTCTTGCTTTATAACAAGATGCAAATAGCGTGGACAGGAACTGCATCGGATTGAAAAGCAAAAAATATTTGAGCAATATTTAattaaatctatccaatgatactgaAGTTTTCACCCCCGGGTGTGAGGGGAGGGGAATCAAATATTTAATGTGGATACTACATTCAGTGTAACCCAGGAACTACAATGTGGACACAAaagtagttttctgttctcttcgggggctggtgtaagcagagtccccgcctctcacacattgggggctggagTAAgccgagtccccgcctctcacacattgggggctggtgtaatgcaagTCCCCACCTCTACCACATCGGGTGCTAGTGTAATGCAAGTCCCCGCTTCTaccacatcaggggctggtgtaatgcaagTCCCCGCCTCTACCACATCGGGTGCTAGTGTAATGCAAGTCCCCGCCTCTACCACATCGGGTGCTAGTGTAATGCAAGTCACCGCCTCtaccacatcgggggctggtgtaatgcaagTCACCGCCTCTACCACATCGGGTGCTAGTGTAATGCAAGTCCCCGCCTCTACCACATCGGGTGCTAGTGTAATGCAAGTCACCGCCTCTACCAcatcgggggctagtgtaatgcAAGTCACCGCCTCTACCACATCGGGTGCTAGTGTAATGCAAGTCCCCGCCTCTACCACATCGGGTGCTAGTGTAATGCAAGTCCCCGCCTCtaccacatcgggggctggtgtaatgcaagTCACCGCCTCTACCACATCGGGTGCTAGTGTAATGCAAGTCCCCACCTCTACCACATCGGGTGCTAGTGTAATGCAAGTCCCCGCCTCTACCACATTGGGTGCTAGTGTAATGCAAGTCCCCGCTTCTACCACATCAGGGGCTAGTGTAATGCAAGTCCCCGTCTCTACCACATCGGGTGCTAGTGTAATGCAAGTCCCCGCCTCTACCACATCGGGTGCTAGTGTAATGCAAGTCACATCCTCTACCACATCGGGTGCTAGTGTAATGCAAGTCCCCGCCTCTACCACATCAGGAGCTGGTGTAATACAAGTCCCTCCCGCtaccacatcgggggctggtgtcatGTGAACCTCAGTCTCTTTCGCTCTGGAGATGGGATTTTTTCTTGTGCCTTCAAAGTTTTTAAATAG comes from the Engystomops pustulosus chromosome 5, aEngPut4.maternal, whole genome shotgun sequence genome and includes:
- the PLEKHA8 gene encoding pleckstrin homology domain-containing family A member 8, whose product is MTSAGLGPPGGDMPESGTRDYVTPSNMEGILYKWTNYLSGWQPRWFLLCGGILSYYDSREDAWKGCKGSIQMAVCEIQVNATDNTRMDLAIPGEQYFYLKARTAAERQQWLVALGSAKACITDIRTKKEKDFSDGTEALKTKMSELRLYCDILVQQVNKTKETSVVVSQESPDNLDMGALLKSTCNTFLKTLEECMQIANNTFTSRLVYATPPGSPHLSALRPNKVRRSTLSSQISSQKKMELNNNHENNSYKEETNHHDHSIIENIRVLGMEISETAPVLPQENEKSKNLEGSEDDVHSVQSRPEEPGDCALQNNGHDANVASHTVTGALQKDGEGNGDEGGGNGRDLPQTFFSTMTHRFNDLVYEDEDGIPTEYFLDSCYAIVPVLDKLGPTVFAPVKMDFVGNIKKINQKYITNKEELTTLQKIVLHEVNNNLAQVRNSATEALLWLKRGLKFLFQFLMEVKNGENNIQTALSSAYGKTLRQYHGWVVRGVFALALKAAPSYEGFVAALTVTEGDEKDEFFYDAMMRDLNIYLPAMERQLNILDVLYEEHGLESDEVV